One window of the Actinomyces wuliandei genome contains the following:
- a CDS encoding S1C family serine protease, producing the protein MTSNDDTTPSGYGSVGSGEEETVSYGDYAEEEKTVPYGQQAAFSSAAPSSPDPDQAETPPSGVPTPGQAGRAEQAGQARPGVPPEPAGYTGSGYGVSYGASYGTSQAPRSYSAPAYGSSAPSAAAATTGSAGTTSGASAPSAAPTAATASSVSTASASSAAPTTAPTASYGAAAPYPAAGSSAAAGPDLAAPATGPAVASGSGGGRRRGPGWGALAGATAVAVLLGAGGGAAVSSVLGNAPGSPSATATAPTAIATGDTTQVVESTGETPDWEAVVAAVSNAVVAITFESGDSEGGVGSGVIYDSSGHVLTNNHVVSTARQLYVTLADGRMYEAEVTGTDPATDLAVIQIVDAPDDLTVAQFGNSDSLVTGQDVMAIGNPLGLSSTATTGIISALNRPVVNSEDGSGTSGSRANVYTNAIQIDAAINPGNSGGPLFDEKGYVIGITSSIASIADSPGNIGIGFAIPSDLAKKVADQLIESGSATHAYLGVGLTNGTAQADGEERGGAEVTSVESGSPAAEAGLEKGDVIVAIDGKTTAQDAALTGFVRQYSAGDTVTLTVIRDGSSRDVEVTLAERPDS; encoded by the coding sequence ATGACCAGCAACGACGACACCACTCCCAGCGGGTACGGGTCAGTCGGCTCCGGTGAGGAGGAGACCGTCTCCTACGGTGACTACGCCGAGGAGGAGAAGACCGTCCCCTACGGGCAGCAGGCGGCATTCTCCTCTGCGGCGCCGTCCTCCCCGGACCCGGACCAGGCGGAGACACCTCCCTCCGGCGTCCCGACGCCCGGACAGGCTGGGCGGGCTGAGCAAGCCGGGCAGGCCCGCCCCGGTGTCCCGCCGGAGCCCGCTGGCTACACGGGCTCCGGCTACGGGGTGTCCTACGGTGCCTCGTACGGTACTTCTCAGGCTCCCCGCTCCTACAGTGCCCCCGCCTACGGCTCCTCCGCCCCCTCTGCAGCTGCAGCGACCACTGGTAGTGCCGGCACTACCAGTGGTGCCTCCGCGCCGTCCGCTGCCCCGACGGCCGCCACGGCTTCTTCCGTCTCCACGGCCTCAGCATCCTCCGCAGCGCCCACCACAGCGCCCACGGCGTCCTACGGTGCTGCTGCGCCCTACCCTGCCGCTGGCTCCTCTGCCGCGGCAGGCCCGGACCTGGCCGCTCCCGCCACCGGTCCGGCTGTGGCCTCTGGCTCGGGTGGCGGGCGGCGCCGGGGGCCGGGTTGGGGCGCCCTGGCGGGAGCCACGGCGGTGGCCGTCCTGCTCGGAGCCGGCGGCGGCGCGGCCGTCAGCTCCGTGCTCGGCAACGCTCCTGGCTCCCCCTCCGCGACCGCGACCGCGCCCACGGCGATCGCCACCGGGGACACGACCCAGGTCGTGGAGTCCACGGGCGAGACCCCGGACTGGGAGGCGGTTGTCGCGGCAGTGTCCAACGCCGTTGTCGCCATCACCTTCGAGAGTGGCGACAGCGAGGGGGGCGTGGGCTCGGGAGTTATCTACGACAGCTCCGGCCACGTCCTGACCAACAACCACGTCGTCTCCACGGCCCGCCAGCTCTACGTCACCCTCGCTGACGGGCGGATGTACGAGGCTGAGGTCACCGGCACCGACCCGGCTACCGACCTGGCGGTCATCCAGATCGTGGACGCCCCCGACGACCTGACTGTCGCCCAGTTCGGCAACTCGGACTCGCTGGTCACCGGCCAGGACGTCATGGCGATTGGTAACCCGCTGGGTCTGTCCTCCACGGCTACCACGGGGATCATCTCCGCCCTCAACCGCCCGGTGGTCAACTCTGAGGACGGCTCCGGCACCTCAGGCTCGAGGGCGAACGTGTACACCAACGCCATCCAGATCGACGCGGCCATCAACCCGGGCAACTCCGGGGGGCCCCTCTTTGACGAGAAGGGCTACGTCATCGGCATCACCAGCTCGATCGCCAGCATCGCCGACAGCCCAGGCAACATCGGCATCGGGTTCGCCATCCCCAGCGACCTCGCCAAGAAGGTGGCCGACCAGCTGATCGAGTCCGGCTCCGCCACCCACGCCTACCTGGGAGTGGGTCTCACCAACGGCACGGCTCAGGCGGACGGGGAGGAGCGCGGGGGAGCCGAGGTCACCTCGGTGGAGTCCGGGTCCCCCGCCGCCGAGGCGGGGCTGGAGAAGGGTGACGTCATTGTCGCCATCGACGGCAAGACCACGGCCCAGGACGCTGCCCTGACAGGTTTCGTGCGCCAGTACTCCGCCGGGGACACGGTCACGCTGACAGTCATCCGTGACGGGTCCTCGCGTGACGTGGAGGTGACGCTCGCGGAGCGTCCCGACTCCTGA
- a CDS encoding NADH-quinone oxidoreductase subunit C: MSDTTGKTAVGPAAGKGAEAVVAAVPAVPEVVPGTPVRPELRAEVIGTATGQFGAADAGDTSGYGGHREVTTLAPAATRPYGSWFDDVVDHLIEDLAAAGVDPAGAVEKVVVEHGELTLFVAREHLLDVVRPLRDDQDLRFELCLGTSGVHYPRLAGRELHACLELMSLTHGGRQLRLQVACPQDDPHVPSVVSVYPGNDWHERETWDLMGIVFDGHPSLTRTAMPDDWVGHPQRKDYPLGGIPVDYRGATTPPADTRRSYR, translated from the coding sequence ATGAGCGACACGACCGGCAAGACCGCTGTCGGCCCCGCTGCTGGCAAGGGCGCCGAGGCTGTTGTGGCAGCCGTTCCCGCCGTCCCTGAGGTCGTGCCCGGGACCCCCGTGCGGCCCGAGCTGCGGGCCGAGGTCATCGGCACCGCCACGGGCCAGTTCGGCGCCGCCGACGCCGGGGACACCTCCGGCTACGGGGGTCACCGCGAGGTCACCACCCTGGCTCCCGCCGCCACGCGTCCCTACGGGTCCTGGTTCGACGACGTCGTCGACCACCTCATTGAGGACCTGGCCGCCGCCGGGGTGGACCCGGCCGGGGCCGTTGAGAAGGTCGTGGTCGAGCACGGCGAGCTCACGCTGTTTGTCGCTCGTGAGCACCTGCTTGACGTGGTGCGCCCCCTGCGTGACGACCAGGACCTGCGCTTCGAGCTGTGCCTGGGCACCAGCGGCGTGCACTACCCCCGGCTGGCGGGGCGCGAGCTCCACGCCTGCCTGGAGCTGATGAGCCTGACCCACGGCGGGCGACAGCTGCGCCTGCAGGTCGCCTGCCCCCAGGACGACCCGCACGTGCCCTCCGTCGTGTCCGTCTACCCGGGTAACGACTGGCACGAGCGCGAGACCTGGGACCTCATGGGGATCGTCTTCGACGGGCACCCGAGCCTGACCCGCACCGCCATGCCCGACGACTGGGTGGGCCACCCCCAGCGCAAGGACTACCCGCTCGGTGGCATTCCCGTGGACTACCGGGGCGCCACCACCCCGCCCGCCGACACCCGGAGGTCCTACCGCTGA
- the ndhC gene encoding NADH-quinone oxidoreductase subunit A, whose amino-acid sequence MNPYASLLIMAGVALLVAVGGLALSAVISPGRRNRVKVANYECGIDPTPANTEHGRFPVSFYLVGMTFIIFDVEVVFLYPWATAFARLGFFGLSAALVFIALITVPYVLEWRRGGLDWD is encoded by the coding sequence ATGAACCCGTACGCGTCACTGCTCATCATGGCCGGGGTGGCTCTCCTGGTCGCTGTCGGGGGGCTCGCGCTGAGCGCCGTCATCAGCCCGGGACGGCGCAACCGGGTCAAGGTCGCCAACTACGAGTGCGGTATCGACCCCACCCCCGCCAACACTGAGCACGGCCGCTTCCCCGTCTCCTTCTACCTGGTGGGCATGACCTTCATCATCTTCGATGTGGAGGTCGTCTTCCTCTACCCCTGGGCCACAGCCTTTGCCCGGTTGGGGTTCTTCGGGCTGAGTGCCGCGCTGGTCTTTATCGCCCTGATCACGGTGCCCTACGTCCTGGAGTGGCGCCGTGGCGGACTGGACTGGGACTGA
- a CDS encoding o-succinylbenzoate synthase — protein MAALRAQDPTGLLDGIDRALAWDIPLSTRFRGLTHRDGVLLHGPGGWGEVSPFWDHGAEASAPWLAAGLSQARGDVAPPRYRETVPVNVTVPEVSARQAHQMVTASGAATAKVKVSGSPQALAADQERLEAVRDAVGRSGQVRIDVNGAWDLETARTVLPLMDAAAGGLEYVEQPCSDVEDLAALRRDVDVRVAADESIRLSADPLRVARRMAADVAVLKVAPLGGIHRSLDLAERLGLPAVVSSALDTSVGVGAGAVLASTLPVLGHACGLGTVRMLRRDVAEPSTLPTDGVLTVRTPHVSTTLLQAAAAHDDLTARWQVRLTHLLGALRARREREARDPAVAVAGLPL, from the coding sequence ATGGCCGCGCTGCGGGCGCAGGACCCCACCGGGCTTCTCGACGGCATCGACCGGGCCCTCGCCTGGGACATCCCCCTGTCGACCCGCTTCCGTGGGCTGACCCACCGCGACGGCGTGCTCCTCCACGGTCCCGGCGGTTGGGGGGAGGTGTCCCCCTTCTGGGACCACGGGGCCGAGGCCTCCGCCCCCTGGTTGGCTGCAGGCCTGTCCCAGGCACGCGGGGACGTCGCCCCGCCACGCTACCGGGAGACGGTCCCCGTCAACGTCACCGTCCCCGAGGTCAGTGCCCGGCAGGCGCACCAGATGGTCACCGCCTCCGGGGCCGCTACCGCCAAGGTCAAGGTGAGCGGCTCCCCGCAGGCCCTGGCCGCCGACCAGGAGCGCCTGGAAGCGGTCCGCGACGCCGTCGGGCGCTCCGGGCAGGTGCGTATTGACGTCAACGGTGCCTGGGACCTGGAGACGGCCCGCACGGTCCTGCCGCTCATGGACGCTGCCGCCGGGGGGCTGGAGTACGTGGAGCAGCCCTGCTCAGACGTGGAGGACCTGGCCGCCCTGCGCCGGGACGTGGACGTGCGCGTGGCCGCCGACGAGTCGATCCGCCTGTCCGCGGACCCTCTGCGCGTGGCGCGCCGCATGGCCGCCGACGTCGCCGTCCTCAAGGTCGCCCCCCTGGGTGGTATCCATCGCTCGCTCGACCTGGCCGAGCGCCTGGGGCTTCCCGCCGTGGTCTCCTCCGCGCTGGACACCTCCGTGGGGGTGGGGGCCGGGGCGGTCCTGGCCTCGACCCTGCCGGTCCTGGGGCACGCCTGCGGGCTGGGCACGGTCCGGATGCTGCGCCGCGACGTCGCTGAACCCAGCACCCTTCCCACCGACGGGGTGCTGACGGTGCGCACCCCCCACGTCTCCACCACCCTCCTGCAGGCTGCTGCGGCGCACGACGACCTCACCGCGCGGTGGCAGGTGCGCCTGACCCACCTTCTGGGGGCGCTGCGGGCACGTCGTGAGCGCGAGGCCCGTGACCCTGCCGTCGCCGTCGCCGGTCTGCCCCTGTGA
- a CDS encoding NADH-quinone oxidoreductase subunit D → MSTTVHATGPATDNLAAGAEQFTLSGGDWDEVAAQIATRDEADRLRNDRIVLNMGPVHPSTHGVLRLVLEVDGETVTEVRVGTGYLHTGIEKNMEYRTWVQGETFVTRMDYVAPFFQEVGYALAVERLLGITADVPEKATVTRVLLMELNRIASHVVAVGTGGNEMGGTTLMTIAFRCRENILKAFEMVSGLRMNHAFVRPGGLAQDLPEGFTEFVRSVMPDIKNDIHELELLLMENPILKSRFIGVGEISLAGGLALGLTGPCLRAAGYPLDIRRTSPYCGYETYDFDVPVYDRSDCYNRLCLRLDEAYESLRIVSQCLDRLEDISARGTDPSNTTMVADPTIAWPARMAIATDGQGQSLEHVREIMGTSMESLIHHFKLVTQGFRVPAGQVYQTVEHAKGVLGVHAVSDGGTRPYRVHFRDPSFSNLQSVAMMGEGGMIADLVPALASIDPVLGGVDR, encoded by the coding sequence ATGAGCACCACCGTTCACGCCACCGGCCCGGCCACGGACAACCTGGCCGCAGGGGCTGAGCAGTTCACCCTCAGCGGCGGGGACTGGGACGAGGTCGCCGCCCAGATCGCCACGCGCGACGAGGCCGACCGCCTGCGCAACGACCGCATCGTGCTCAACATGGGGCCGGTCCACCCCTCGACCCACGGGGTGCTGCGCCTGGTGCTGGAGGTTGACGGGGAGACCGTCACCGAGGTCCGCGTGGGCACCGGCTACCTCCACACCGGTATCGAGAAGAACATGGAGTACCGCACCTGGGTCCAGGGTGAGACCTTCGTGACCCGCATGGACTACGTGGCTCCCTTCTTCCAGGAGGTGGGCTACGCCCTGGCGGTGGAGAGGCTCCTGGGGATCACTGCGGACGTCCCGGAGAAGGCCACGGTGACCCGTGTGCTCCTCATGGAGCTCAACCGCATCGCCTCCCACGTGGTTGCGGTAGGCACCGGGGGCAACGAGATGGGCGGCACCACGCTCATGACCATCGCCTTCCGGTGCCGCGAGAACATCCTCAAGGCCTTCGAGATGGTCTCCGGCCTGAGGATGAACCACGCCTTCGTCCGTCCCGGGGGGCTGGCCCAGGACCTCCCCGAGGGCTTCACGGAGTTCGTGCGCTCGGTCATGCCGGACATCAAGAACGACATCCACGAGCTCGAGCTGCTGCTCATGGAGAACCCGATCCTCAAGTCCCGGTTCATCGGGGTGGGGGAGATCAGCCTGGCGGGCGGCCTGGCCCTGGGGCTGACCGGGCCCTGCCTGCGTGCCGCCGGCTACCCCCTGGACATCCGGCGCACCAGCCCTTACTGCGGCTACGAGACCTACGACTTCGACGTCCCCGTCTACGACCGCTCCGACTGCTACAACCGCTTGTGCCTGCGCCTGGACGAGGCCTACGAGTCGCTGAGGATCGTCTCCCAGTGCCTGGACCGCCTGGAGGACATCAGCGCTCGCGGCACCGACCCCTCCAACACCACCATGGTGGCCGACCCCACCATCGCCTGGCCCGCCCGCATGGCGATCGCCACCGACGGCCAGGGGCAGTCCCTGGAGCACGTCCGCGAGATCATGGGTACCTCGATGGAGTCCCTCATCCACCACTTCAAGCTGGTGACCCAGGGCTTCCGGGTCCCGGCGGGCCAGGTCTACCAGACGGTGGAGCACGCCAAGGGCGTCCTGGGCGTCCACGCCGTCTCCGACGGCGGGACCCGCCCCTACCGGGTCCACTTCCGGGACCCCTCCTTCTCCAACCTGCAGTCGGTGGCCATGATGGGTGAGGGCGGCATGATCGCCGACCTCGTCCCCGCCCTGGCCTCGATCGACCCCGTCCTGGGAGGTGTGGACCGCTGA
- a CDS encoding demethylmenaquinone methyltransferase produces the protein MSPVSSRASLTKDPGEVALMFDAVAHRYDLTNDLASLFQVRMWRAVTRAAVEPAPGRRVLDLAAGTGTSAAGYAAAGAQVVACDFSAGMVAEGRRRHPGIHFVVGDAMSLPFPDASFDVSTISYGLRNVQDPLRALEEMARVTRPGGRLVVAEFSTPVHPVLRRLYRSYLGTVVPAAARLVSSSSEAYDYLGESILAWPDQTGLARLMHQAGWRGVGYKNLSGGVVAVHRATRPQDRQD, from the coding sequence ATGAGCCCAGTCTCCAGCCGAGCCAGTCTCACCAAGGACCCCGGCGAGGTCGCCTTGATGTTCGACGCTGTCGCCCACCGCTACGACCTCACCAACGACCTGGCCAGCCTGTTCCAGGTGCGCATGTGGCGCGCTGTCACCCGCGCCGCCGTGGAGCCGGCGCCGGGCAGGCGGGTCCTGGACCTGGCGGCCGGGACGGGAACCTCCGCCGCCGGGTACGCCGCCGCCGGCGCCCAGGTCGTCGCCTGCGACTTCTCTGCTGGCATGGTCGCCGAGGGCCGACGCCGCCACCCCGGCATCCACTTCGTGGTCGGGGACGCCATGAGCCTCCCCTTCCCCGACGCCTCCTTCGACGTCTCCACGATTTCCTACGGCCTGCGCAACGTCCAGGACCCGCTGCGAGCCCTGGAGGAGATGGCCCGCGTGACCCGGCCCGGGGGGCGGCTGGTGGTCGCGGAGTTCTCCACGCCCGTGCACCCCGTGCTGCGTCGCCTGTACCGCTCCTACCTGGGCACCGTCGTGCCTGCGGCGGCACGCCTGGTGTCCTCCAGCAGCGAGGCCTACGACTACCTGGGCGAGTCGATCCTGGCCTGGCCCGACCAGACCGGGCTGGCCCGCCTCATGCACCAGGCCGGGTGGCGCGGCGTGGGCTACAAGAACCTCTCCGGGGGGGTCGTCGCCGTGCACCGGGCAACCCGTCCACAGGACCGGCAGGACTGA
- a CDS encoding NADH-quinone oxidoreductase subunit B — MKKHNAFMASIPSKRDDPYAQAASEVDSPGFLLTTVERLAGLAQARSMWPVTMGLACCAIEMMAAGTPRFDMARFGWEVFRASPRHADVMIVSGRVSHKMAPIVRNVYDSMPEPKWVISMGACASSGGIFNNYAIVQGCDHIVPVDIYLPGCPPRPEMLLNAMLELTRQVERKPLFRHREEIARAVEAAALEATPLHEMKGQLA, encoded by the coding sequence ATGAAGAAGCACAACGCCTTCATGGCGTCCATCCCCTCCAAGCGGGACGACCCCTACGCGCAGGCGGCCAGCGAGGTGGACTCGCCGGGCTTCCTGCTGACCACCGTGGAGCGGCTGGCGGGCCTGGCGCAGGCCCGGTCCATGTGGCCGGTGACCATGGGGCTGGCCTGCTGCGCCATTGAGATGATGGCGGCGGGCACCCCCCGCTTTGACATGGCGCGCTTCGGGTGGGAGGTCTTCCGGGCCTCGCCGCGCCACGCCGACGTCATGATCGTCTCGGGCCGTGTCTCCCACAAGATGGCACCCATCGTGCGCAACGTCTACGACTCCATGCCAGAGCCCAAGTGGGTTATCTCCATGGGGGCCTGCGCCTCCAGCGGCGGGATCTTCAACAACTACGCCATCGTCCAGGGGTGTGACCACATCGTCCCGGTGGACATCTACCTGCCCGGCTGCCCTCCGCGCCCCGAGATGCTGCTCAACGCCATGCTGGAGCTGACCCGCCAGGTGGAGCGCAAGCCGCTGTTCCGCCACCGTGAGGAGATCGCCCGGGCGGTGGAGGCCGCCGCGCTGGAGGCCACGCCCCTCCACGAGATGAAGGGGCAGCTGGCATGA
- a CDS encoding geranylgeranyl reductase family protein: MTTATTALSSRAVRSAGTPAPGGAGATRPDSAGSVSRDEREADVIVAGAGPAGSSAAYHLAVLGLDVLLLERGRLGRDKVCGDGLTPSAVRELVRMGVDTSGWQRNEGLRVVGGGHRLHLPWPEQPSFPSYGLARRRCDLDEDLARHAQRAGARLLTGVTVTAPVSSGSGRVTGVEARPSRSVAQPAIEEPTTFTAPLVIDAGGVSARIATTVGRAKDGGRPLGVAVRAYFRSPRAQDTWMESQLELWDGPPGASRLLPGYGWIWSVGDGLVNVGLGSVASNASAAASRSIDYRAVFAAWMRNVPASWELTADNQVGRLASAALPMAFNRKPHYEHGLMLLGDAGGMVSPFNGEGIAQALLSGRLAAEAAAQGAARSTTAGREQALAQYPRALAAEMGGYYTLGRVFVSLIEHPEVMRLCTRYGLPRKRLMRVVTKLLSDGWERRGGDGVDRLIQLLTRMVPSA; the protein is encoded by the coding sequence ATGACGACGGCGACCACGGCGCTAAGCAGTCGCGCCGTCCGGTCTGCCGGCACCCCGGCTCCTGGGGGGGCTGGTGCTACCAGGCCAGACTCGGCGGGCTCTGTCAGCCGTGACGAGCGGGAGGCTGACGTCATCGTCGCCGGGGCGGGCCCTGCCGGGTCCTCAGCCGCCTACCACCTGGCTGTCCTCGGCCTGGACGTCCTTCTCCTGGAGAGGGGCCGGCTCGGCCGGGACAAGGTCTGCGGAGACGGGCTGACCCCCTCGGCGGTGCGCGAGCTGGTCCGGATGGGGGTCGACACCTCGGGGTGGCAGCGCAACGAGGGCCTGCGGGTTGTCGGCGGGGGCCACAGGCTCCACCTCCCCTGGCCGGAGCAGCCTTCCTTCCCCTCCTACGGCCTGGCCAGGCGGCGCTGCGACCTTGACGAGGACCTGGCCCGCCACGCCCAGCGTGCCGGGGCGAGGCTGCTCACCGGAGTCACCGTCACCGCGCCGGTGTCCTCCGGGAGCGGCCGGGTCACCGGCGTGGAGGCGCGGCCCTCGCGCTCTGTGGCACAGCCTGCCATTGAGGAGCCGACCACCTTCACGGCCCCGCTGGTCATCGACGCAGGAGGCGTCTCGGCCCGGATAGCCACGACTGTGGGCCGTGCCAAGGACGGTGGCAGGCCCCTGGGGGTGGCGGTGCGCGCCTACTTCCGCTCCCCGCGCGCCCAGGACACCTGGATGGAGTCCCAGCTCGAGCTGTGGGACGGCCCGCCCGGGGCCAGCAGACTCCTGCCGGGCTACGGCTGGATCTGGTCGGTCGGGGACGGGCTGGTCAACGTCGGCCTGGGGTCGGTGGCCTCCAACGCCTCGGCCGCCGCCTCCCGCAGCATCGACTACCGGGCGGTCTTCGCTGCCTGGATGCGCAACGTCCCTGCCTCCTGGGAGCTGACCGCGGACAACCAGGTCGGACGCCTGGCCAGCGCGGCCCTGCCCATGGCCTTCAACCGCAAGCCTCACTACGAGCACGGCCTCATGCTGCTGGGCGACGCCGGGGGCATGGTGTCCCCCTTCAACGGGGAGGGGATCGCCCAGGCTCTCCTGTCGGGGCGGCTGGCTGCCGAGGCGGCCGCCCAGGGGGCGGCGCGCTCCACCACGGCGGGCCGGGAGCAGGCCCTGGCCCAGTACCCTCGGGCACTGGCTGCGGAGATGGGTGGCTACTACACCCTGGGGCGGGTCTTCGTCTCCCTGATCGAGCACCCGGAGGTGATGCGCCTGTGCACCCGCTACGGGCTGCCGCGCAAGCGCCTCATGCGGGTCGTGACCAAGCTTCTCTCGGACGGTTGGGAACGTCGCGGAGGCGACGGGGTCGACCGCCTCATCCAGCTCCTGACAAGGATGGTGCCCTCAGCATGA
- a CDS encoding thiamine pyrophosphate-binding protein, translating into MTLSTPPGTQPPSLVLARAVVAALLAEGVREAVLCPGSRNAPLAWALADAAEAGRVQLRVVLDERSAGFMALGMARAHALEGRLLPAAVVTTSGTAVPNLHPAACEADAAGVPLLLVCADRPHELVGTGANQTMQQTSVFADAVRAVVDLPADLTADLGAREGTAAVAGQVRSAVAAATGALSRDPGPVLVNTRFRPPLAPLVPPAQQEPGEPSAPGQGVETANRPATSPRPAPGHPGDAAVRPMTGTVTDLRAAVPGLPDLRLPGPADLADRGAPASTRGLVVAGDTPHPGTGRTARSLAEALGWPLLAEPTSQARGGPSALTRYAELLGTQAGQELASRAEHVVVAGHPSLSRPVSALLGRHDLAVTVLAERARWTDVAGTASEIVHIDPTTLSRSPGLPHDPSLALLVARACGLGAAPPGWLRSWHDAVAALPAVRPGAADEAVEAVWQACLRPGAPLLVVGSSMTVRRLDRLAAPAGREEALGGDPGSDPDSDLDGTRSTPGGAPGASAAPRAVANRGLAGIDGTVATAVGLAVGSRAPVRSVMGDLTFLHDAMSLVHGTAETEPDLQVVVIDDSGGSILRGLEYADVIDSQRLERLLAAPQAVDVAQLAQAAGARTLLPSSAAELRDLLDQPVQGLSVIVIREASVRQGSSVSSWADG; encoded by the coding sequence GTGACCCTCTCAACGCCTCCAGGTACGCAGCCGCCCTCGCTGGTGCTGGCCCGGGCGGTCGTGGCCGCGCTCCTGGCTGAGGGGGTGCGTGAGGCCGTGCTGTGCCCGGGGTCGCGCAACGCCCCTCTGGCCTGGGCGCTGGCCGATGCCGCCGAGGCCGGCCGTGTGCAGCTGCGCGTGGTCCTCGACGAGCGCAGTGCCGGGTTCATGGCTCTGGGGATGGCGCGCGCCCACGCCCTGGAGGGGCGCCTGCTCCCGGCGGCCGTGGTCACCACCTCCGGGACGGCGGTGCCTAACCTCCACCCTGCCGCGTGCGAGGCCGACGCCGCTGGCGTCCCGCTCCTCCTGGTGTGCGCAGACCGTCCCCACGAGCTGGTCGGCACCGGTGCCAACCAGACCATGCAGCAGACCTCGGTCTTTGCCGACGCGGTGCGTGCCGTCGTGGACCTGCCCGCCGACCTCACGGCCGACCTGGGGGCACGGGAGGGGACGGCCGCCGTGGCCGGGCAGGTGCGCAGCGCCGTCGCCGCTGCCACGGGCGCACTCTCCCGCGACCCCGGCCCGGTTCTGGTCAACACCCGGTTCCGCCCGCCCTTGGCCCCCCTGGTGCCTCCGGCTCAGCAGGAGCCGGGAGAGCCGTCCGCCCCTGGTCAGGGGGTGGAGACCGCCAACCGTCCCGCTACCTCTCCCCGCCCTGCGCCCGGGCACCCTGGCGACGCCGCCGTCCGACCCATGACTGGCACCGTCACGGATCTGCGCGCGGCCGTCCCGGGTCTGCCGGACCTGCGTCTCCCGGGCCCGGCTGACCTGGCTGACCGGGGTGCTCCTGCCAGCACCCGGGGGCTCGTCGTAGCCGGGGACACCCCGCACCCGGGGACCGGGCGCACGGCCCGGTCCCTGGCTGAGGCACTGGGGTGGCCGCTGCTGGCCGAGCCAACCTCCCAGGCCCGGGGCGGCCCCAGCGCCCTGACACGCTACGCCGAGCTCCTGGGTACCCAGGCGGGACAGGAGCTGGCCTCCCGTGCCGAGCACGTCGTCGTGGCCGGCCACCCCAGCCTCAGCCGACCTGTCTCCGCGCTCCTGGGCCGCCACGACCTGGCGGTGACGGTCCTGGCCGAGCGCGCCCGCTGGACCGACGTCGCCGGGACCGCGAGCGAGATCGTCCACATCGACCCCACCACGCTGTCGCGTAGTCCTGGCCTGCCCCACGACCCTTCCCTGGCGCTGCTCGTGGCCCGGGCCTGCGGCCTGGGCGCGGCCCCTCCGGGGTGGCTGCGCTCCTGGCACGACGCGGTGGCCGCCCTGCCCGCCGTGCGGCCAGGTGCCGCCGACGAGGCGGTGGAGGCGGTGTGGCAGGCCTGCCTGAGGCCGGGGGCGCCCCTGCTGGTGGTGGGCTCCTCGATGACGGTGCGCCGCCTGGACCGGCTCGCCGCGCCCGCAGGCCGTGAGGAGGCCCTGGGCGGTGACCCCGGCAGTGACCCGGACAGTGACCTGGACGGCACCCGCAGCACGCCTGGCGGCGCACCTGGAGCCTCGGCCGCTCCCCGTGCCGTCGCCAACCGGGGTCTGGCGGGGATCGACGGCACGGTGGCCACCGCCGTCGGCCTGGCCGTGGGCTCGCGCGCGCCAGTGCGCTCGGTCATGGGGGACCTTACCTTTCTGCACGACGCCATGTCCCTGGTGCACGGGACCGCCGAGACCGAGCCGGACCTCCAGGTCGTGGTCATTGACGACTCCGGGGGGAGCATCCTGCGCGGCCTGGAGTACGCCGACGTCATCGACAGCCAGCGCCTGGAGCGGCTCCTCGCCGCCCCCCAGGCCGTTGACGTGGCGCAGCTGGCCCAGGCCGCTGGTGCCCGTACCCTCCTGCCCTCCAGCGCGGCCGAGCTGCGGGACCTGCTGGACCAGCCGGTGCAGGGGCTCAGCGTTATTGTGATCCGGGAGGCTTCGGTGCGCCAGGGTTCTTCGGTATCCTCCTGGGCGGACGGATAG